The genomic segment GTCTAACCCCTTGCCACCTCGTTAACCCCGCTCGGCCAGAGCGCGAATCGCCATGGCCGCGGCGGAGGTTCTGTTCTCAACCCCGAGTTTCTTAAAAATCTGCTCCAGGTGTTTGTTCACTGTGCGTGGGCTCATTTCTAATATTTGCGCAATTTCCCGATTGGTTTTGCCATTGGCAATCCACAATAAAACATCGGCCTCGCGTTGGGTGACGCTAAATTGCTGGCGCAGCAAATCGGTGTGATTTTCGGCACTGGGAGCGTCGGATAAACGCAGCAGATACTCTTTGTTATCCACCAGGGTAAGAAACTCAACCGCCAGAGTTTCACTGCCTTCAATTTTTAGCTTGTGTCCGGTTTGTGGACTGTGGCCCAGCCAGCCTTGCAATTGTTCCCCCAGAGACTGGGTGTCTTCTGCGTGGAGATAGGGCGCTAACAACTGGTGCACACGTGGCGTAGCCCACAAAATGTCCCCCTGCGGGTTACAGGCAAATAAATTCTGCCCCGCGGCGTCCAGCGCCTGGCGCGCGCTCTGGGTCATACGCGCATTGGTTAAATGCACTTGCATGCGGGCGATCAGCTCGGCGGCATTAATAGGCTTGGTAATATAATCGACTCCGCCAGACTTTAAGCCCATCACCACATGTTCGGTATCGGTAAGACCTGTCATAAACACAATGGGTACGTCGATCAGGCGCGGGTTTTCTTTTAGTGTTCGGCAGGTTTCAAAGCCATCCATATTAGGCATGATGGCGTCCATCAAAATAATATCAGGGGTGATATTTTTAGTGATGGTGATCGCTTGTGAGCCTTCCAGGGCAATTAACACCGTCATGTTGGCCTCTTCCAGCACATCGCTGATCATGCGAATGCTGTCCACTGAGTCGTCCACGACGAGTACGACATCTTGTTCGCTGCTAGATTGGTTACTCGCAGTTTTGCTATTGGGCGCTTTCATTGGAGGGTTCCTGAAGCAGGGAAATCAGTAAATCGAATTGGAAATTATCCACGTGGTTAACGGCTTGCTGATAAAACGCGCGGCTGCAACGCTGCTCGCTCATCAGCTGGTTAAGGAGTTTTTTAATACCGCGTTTATGGCCGATAGCGGCCAGGGCGGATATCTCTTGGCACGCTGTGGCATCTGGCAGTGCCACTTTGTCCTCGGTTTTGCTCTCGCCCGGGGCCTCGGCTACTGGCTCGTAGCGCCAGTTTAATTGTAATAAGTTACCAATTTTTTCAAGCAGGGTAGATAGCTTTACCGGTTTAACCACATAGGCGTTGTGGTGGGGCGGGTCGGGTAAGTCCGGGTGGCTTTCGCGGGCGTCGGCGGACACCATAACAATTGGGCAGTCTATATCTGCCTGTCTTAGCTGCGCTGCCAGCTCCCAGCCGCCGAGCCCCGGCATGGAGATATCCAGCATAATCAAATCAGGTTGTAATTCGCGGGCGCGAGCTGCTGCGCTCAACGAGTTGTCCTGGGTGTGTACCTCAAAGCCGAGCGGGGTTAGGGCGGCACTAATAAGGTCGCGGTGGCTGGCCTCGTCGTCTACCACCAGCAGTGAGCGTTGCGGGCCCTCGTAGCCATGTATCTGGCGGCTGCTCTGGCGTGGGTAGTGCACGGGCGATGTGCTGGAGAGCATCAGTGCCAGTTTAAATTCACTGCCTTGGCCGACTTGGCTTTGCAGGCTTAAATCGCCGCCCATAATATCGGTGAGTAAGCGGGTAATGGTTAACCCAAGCCCCGTGCCCGAAGCGGTGCTGCCCGGTCGCTTGACTCGCTCGAAGGGTTGAAAAATTCGCTCTATATTTTCACTGGCGATGCCTTCGCCTGTGTCAGAAATTGTGAACTCAGCCACCTGGGAACGGTAGCGCACTTTAAAAACCACTCGACCGCGTTCGGTGTATTTAATCGCGTTGGACAACAGGTTAATGAGTACCTGACGCAGGCGCTTTTCATCGGTTTTTACGAATTCGGGCAGCCCGGTTAACTGGACAAACTCAAAGGCTAGGCCTTTGCTTTCCGCTTGGGGGCGAAACATATGCACTAACTGTTCGATAAGCTCGGGTAAGCGCACTTGTTCGGTGTGCAAATCCAGGCGGCCCGCTTCGATTTTGGAAATGTCCAGTAAGCCTTCAATGAGGTCCCCCAGGTGTTCGCCGCTGCGACGAATAACGCCAATGGCATCGCGGCGCGCGGGGGGAATGTCGGCGGCTTTTTCCAACAGCTGGGCGTAACCGAGCACGGCATTTAGCGGCGAGCGCAGCTCGTGACTGATGCCCGTCAAGTAGCGACTTTTGGCTTGGTTGGCGGCCTCGGCGACCTCTTTGGCGCGCTGTAGTTCGCGGTCGGTTTGTTCGTGGGCGAGAATCTCTTCGGTCAAAAGCCGTGTTTGGCGCTGAGACTCCTCTTGCGCTACCACGCGACTTTCATGGGCCAGCACGAATAGCCAGCTGACAATACCGGTAATAATCACCAGCAGAAAAAACACTTTCCAGAGCGTAGCGGCGGTGTGAGGTGTGGGCTCTTGAAAGTAAATCAGCGAGAGCAATAAGGCAGAAAAGCCATTAATGACCGCCTGCAACCCCACAAAGTGTCCTAGTCGCGAGTTGATGTTGGGCACCAGCCAGGCTGGCAAAAAGCGCTGCGCTAATTGCTGTAGCTGTTGCCAGTAGCCAGCACCGGGTTTGCAATAGTCGCCGCAGCGGGCGTCCAGCGAGCAGCACAGTGAACAGATGTTGCCCGCATAGGCGGGGCAGTGGGTCATATCTTCGCGTTCGAAGCGGTGCTCGCAAATGCAGCATTCGACCGGCTGGCCATCGGAGTGCGCGCATTCGATATCACTGCTGATAATTTCTCGCGCTAGATAAAACCGCCCGCCGGTTAACCAGGCTATAGCTGGGGCAATAATGAGCGCTGCAAAAAGGGTGATAAAGTGGGCCAGCGCCTGAGCGCCAGCGCCGAGTGTGCCCGAGTAGCAGACCATGCCGACTATGGCCGAAATGATCATTGCACCGCAGCCGACCGGATTGATGTCGTACAGGTGCGAGCGTTTGAACTCAATGTGCTTGGGAGAAAGCCCCAGCGGTTTATTAATCACTAAATCGGCGACCAGACAGCCTACCCAGGCGATGGCGACAATGGCATAAAAGCCCAGGGTTTGTTCCAGCGCTTGGTAAACCCCAAGCTCCATCAATAGGAGCGCAATAC from the Gilvimarinus sp. DA14 genome contains:
- a CDS encoding DNA-binding response regulator, with amino-acid sequence MKAPNSKTASNQSSSEQDVVLVVDDSVDSIRMISDVLEEANMTVLIALEGSQAITITKNITPDIILMDAIMPNMDGFETCRTLKENPRLIDVPIVFMTGLTDTEHVVMGLKSGGVDYITKPINAAELIARMQVHLTNARMTQSARQALDAAGQNLFACNPQGDILWATPRVHQLLAPYLHAEDTQSLGEQLQGWLGHSPQTGHKLKIEGSETLAVEFLTLVDNKEYLLRLSDAPSAENHTDLLRQQFSVTQREADVLLWIANGKTNREIAQILEMSPRTVNKHLEQIFKKLGVENRTSAAAMAIRALAERG
- a CDS encoding ATP-binding protein: MTAKQHIFRVRRNYNQWVANQTLEDYALRFTAKSARRWSAARVAITALGAISFLALEAIGATVTLHYGFINAVVAIFAVGIIIFLTGIPISYYAARYGVDIDLLTRGAGFGYIGSTITSLIYASFTFIFFALEAAIMAMALELLFNIPLAIGYLISAALVIPLVVYGITFISRFQVWSQPIWLVLQLAPFIFIIYADASAVSDWTAFTSPLQTDGHFDLVLFGAAASVMFALIAQIGEQVDFLRFIPQPTATTKRRWWVCAMAAGPGWIVVGVIKMLAGSFLAVLALQHGIGLENAADPTRMYMVAFSYITQTPEVALAIAGIFVVLCQLKINVTNAYAGSIAWSNFFSRLTHSHPGRVVWLVFNVGIALLLMELGVYQALEQTLGFYAIVAIAWVGCLVADLVINKPLGLSPKHIEFKRSHLYDINPVGCGAMIISAIVGMVCYSGTLGAGAQALAHFITLFAALIIAPAIAWLTGGRFYLAREIISSDIECAHSDGQPVECCICEHRFEREDMTHCPAYAGNICSLCCSLDARCGDYCKPGAGYWQQLQQLAQRFLPAWLVPNINSRLGHFVGLQAVINGFSALLLSLIYFQEPTPHTAATLWKVFFLLVIITGIVSWLFVLAHESRVVAQEESQRQTRLLTEEILAHEQTDRELQRAKEVAEAANQAKSRYLTGISHELRSPLNAVLGYAQLLEKAADIPPARRDAIGVIRRSGEHLGDLIEGLLDISKIEAGRLDLHTEQVRLPELIEQLVHMFRPQAESKGLAFEFVQLTGLPEFVKTDEKRLRQVLINLLSNAIKYTERGRVVFKVRYRSQVAEFTISDTGEGIASENIERIFQPFERVKRPGSTASGTGLGLTITRLLTDIMGGDLSLQSQVGQGSEFKLALMLSSTSPVHYPRQSSRQIHGYEGPQRSLLVVDDEASHRDLISAALTPLGFEVHTQDNSLSAAARARELQPDLIMLDISMPGLGGWELAAQLRQADIDCPIVMVSADARESHPDLPDPPHHNAYVVKPVKLSTLLEKIGNLLQLNWRYEPVAEAPGESKTEDKVALPDATACQEISALAAIGHKRGIKKLLNQLMSEQRCSRAFYQQAVNHVDNFQFDLLISLLQEPSNESAQ